The genomic DNA TAGTATTTGGTCCAGGAGAGACAAAAGTAGCACACTATCCAAACGAGTATATAGAAGTTGATAAAATGATAGCTGCCGCAAAAATTATTGCATGTACATTACTAGATTGGTGTGAGGTGAAAAAATGAAATACTATGAATCTTTTAGAGAACAGACGAATTGTTATACAGTAGAAGGCGTTTTAGATTATTTTAATAAACGTATCCGAGTAGACCACTATACAGGAAATGTTGAAAGTATTATACAGACAATTGACGAACTAGCAGAGAAACATTCTTTCACTAAATGTATTATTAAAGGAAAGGGAGAGCATGTTTCAACATGGCTCTCTTTCGGTTTTTTGTTGGAAGCAACGATACCTCATTATTTTCAAGGACACGATGCATACTTTTTTGTGAAATATAATAATGATGAAAGACGAAATAGTATGCATTGGACTGAGGAAGATACTATATTAAGCGGTGTAAAAGGAAAAGAAATAAAAGAAAAAGTAGTTCCAGAGAAATTTCTGCTGAGAAAAGCGACTGAAGAAGATGCAGAAGAATTAGCAACTGTATTCGGAAAAGTATTTGAAGTGTATCCGACACCTTTAAATGAAGCGAGTTATGTATTACAGACGATGAAAGAAGACGATACAATTTACTACGTGTATGAATTTGAGGGGGAAATTATTAGTACAGCATCTGCAGAAATGAATATAAAAGAAGGGAATGCAGAATTAACAAATTGTGCTACTTTACCTGAATATCGTAAACATGGATTTATGAAAAGTTTACTAATTAAATTAGAGGAAGAGCTCCGAGAAAAATCTATTTTCTGTTCCTATACAATTGCTCGATCGCTTTCTTTCGGAATGAATGCTGCATTTCATCAATTAGGCTATACGTATACAGGAAGACTGGCGAATAATTGCTACATTTTCGATAAGTTGGAAGATATGAATATATGGGTGAAAGATTTATCTAGCTATTCGAAAGCAGTAAAAATTCCGCCTCAAAATTCGGCTGTAAAGCAAAATAGTTAGGTGGAGCTGGGTGTTCGAAAAAGCCGTACTAATTAAAATATAAAATTGATCAAAATTATAGAACGGAATCGTCATGCTTACAATCGCACATAGGTATGCCGAAAATTCGGCATGTAATTGCTGGATTTTCGGCAAAAGGGGGGATGACATTGCTAGCAGTTTCGACACAAGAAGTCATTGAAGCGATTTTGGGCAGCATTGATGAGGCTATACACGCTGTAGATGAAAATGGAATTACAATATTTTATAACTCTGTAGCTGCAAAACACGATGGATCCAAGATTGAAAAAGTGTTAGGGAAGCATTTGTTAGAAGTGTTCCCGTCTTTATCAAGGGAAACGAGTACATTGATGAAAGTATTAGATACAAAAAAACCTATCGTACATCAAGTACAGCATTATCAAAATTTAAATGGTGAAGATGTTTGTACAGTAAATACGACGTTACCTATTTTTATAGATGGGAATATTGCCGGGGCTGTTGAAATTGCAAAGGATTACTCTACAATTCAAAAACTTACTGACACAATTGTTGATTTACAGTCGAAAATAAAACGGTCATCTAGAAAAAAATTGATTAAAAAGCATGCTGCATTTGAGACGATAGTGACAAATGATACGCGGTTTAAACAGACGAAAGAGCTAGCACAAAAAGTAGCACCAACAGACGCAAATGTTTTAATATATGGTGAAACAGGAACAGGAAAAGAACTGTTCGTACAAGCAATTCATGAAGCTTCTAAAAGAAAAAACAAGCCATTTATTGCACAAAACTGTGCAGCTTTACCAGAGTCGTTATTAGAAAGTTTATTGTTTGGAACGACAAAAGGAAGCTATACAGGAGCGATTGAAAGAGCTGGGCTATTTGAACTTGTTGATGGTGGTACATTATTTTTAGATGAACTGAATTCAATGCCTCTTGATTTGCAGGCAAAAATGTTACGAGTGTTAGAAGATGGAGTCATTAGAAGAATTGGTGATAATAAGACGAGAAAAGTAGATGTTCGCGTTATTACCGCAATGAACCAGCCTCCAGAAATATGTTTACGAGAGAATAAAATTCGCACTGATTTATATTATCGCTTAAACGTATTTTCATTATATATCCCACCGCTTCGTGAAAGAACTGAGGATGTACTATTATTAGCATCTTATTTTTTGAAAGAATATAATAAAAGTTATAAAAAAGGTGTACTTCAAATTGATGAGGAAGCGAAAGATAGACTGCAAGCTTATCAGTGGCCTGGAAATGTCCGGGAGTTAAAACATACGATTGAACATGCTGTCATAATTGCAGAAGGTAATACATTAACAGCTAATTGTTTACCGCGTACATTTCGGAAAGAGAATCTTCCGAAGAAGAAGAGCATATTGCCACTTAGAGAAGCACTTCATCAAACAGAAAAAGAATTAATAGATCAAGCGTTGATTGAAACGGAAGGGAATATATTACAAGCCGCAAAAATGTTAGGTATCCCTCGTCAAACGCTTCAATATAAACTGAGGAAGTACGACAAAACCGCCGAATAATCGGCGGTTTTTGTGTGTTTGCACGAATAAAAGAGCGTTTACATATATAAAAAGTAATGAATATAATGTTAAGTATTGATTTCATACAACGCTTAAAAATATTTTTTCGCTTATGTAATAGGGTTCTCCGCAAATTTACTTATCAACAATGTAAAGTTGGCATAACTATTGCTTATATAAAGGATGAGCGTATAAAAAGGGGGAATAGCAATGTTACATGATGTATACAAACCAAATCGTCACTGGAAGGATATCGAATTATGGAAAGATGTTACTGAAGAGCAATGGAATGATTGGGTTTGGCAATTAACGAATACGATCAAAACGTTAGATGACTTAAGAAAAGTAATTAACTTAACACCTGAAGAAGAAGAGGGCGTTAAAATTTCAACGAAAACGATCCCGTTAAACATTACACCGTACTATGCTTGGCTAATGAATCCTGATGATCCACGCTGTCCGATTCGGATGCAATCAGTACCGATTTCGGAAGAGTTATATAAAACAAAATATGATTTAGAAGATCCGCTTCACGAAGATGAAGATTCACCAGTTCCAGGGCTAACACATCGTTATCCGGACCGTGTACTATTCTTAGTAACAAATCAATGTTCTATGTATTGTCGTTACTGTACACGCCGTCGTTTTAGTGGACAAATTGGAATGGGTGTACCGAAGAAACAATTAGATGATGCGATTGCTTATATTAGTGAAACACCACAAGTACGAGATGTATTAATCTCCGGTGGTGATGGACTTCTAATTAACGATAAAATTTTAGAATATGTATTAAAAAATTTACGAGAGATTCCGCATGTTGAGATTATTCGTATCGGAACGAGAGCACCAGTAGTATTCCCACAACGTATTACAGAAAATTTATGTAACATTATTAAAAAATACCATCCAGTATGGTTAAATACACATTTCAATACATCTATTGAAATTACTGAAGAATCGAAAAAGGCATGTGAAATGTTAGCGAATGCTGGTGTTCCAGTCGGAAACCAAGCAGTAATTTTAGCTGGTATTAACGACAGCGTTCCAATTATGAAAAAACTTATGCATGACTTAGTAAAAATCCGTGTACGTCCATATTACATTTATCAATGTGATTTATCTGAAGGTATCGGTCACTTCCGTGCACCAGTATCTAAAGGTCTTGAAATTATTGAAGGTTTACGTGGACACACATCTGGTTATGCTGTTCCGACATTCGTTGTTGATGCGCCAGGTGGAGGCGGTAAAATTGCACTTCAACCAAACTATTTAATCTCACAAAGTGCAGATAAAGTTGTACTTCGTAACTTTGAAGGTGTTATTACGACGTATCCAGAGCCAGAGAGCTATATTCCAGGAAGAGCGGAAGGATACTTTAAAGAGATTTATCCGAACTACGAAGAAAAACGTTCAGATGTTGGTATCGCAGGTCTTATGAGCGATAAGAAATTTAACCTCGTTCCAGACGACTTACAGCGTATGAACCGTCGTAAAGACTACGAAGATAATGATACTCATGCATCTTTAAAAGATAAACGTGATAAGCGTGATCAATTAAAAGATAAAAAATATCAAGCACAAATGGCTAAATTAGAAGAAAACGACAAAAAAACTGAGGGTGATGCAGTATGAATTGTATGTGGTGTGACAGTACAGAAGCGAAAGAAAGCTTGAATACTGTATATTGGGAATTACCAGATGGTACGAAAGCCATTGAAATCCAAAAGACACCATGTATTTCTTGTTCCTCGTGCGGGATGGACTATCAATCAGACCATACAGTAAAAGAAATTGAAGATCAGTTATTTTTAATTTATACGAAAGATTTACCAAAACAACTAACATATGAAGAATTAATGGGAAGACCACGTCTATTAAAAAGAAATTACTTCGACTTTTA from Bacillus cereus G9842 includes the following:
- the ablB gene encoding putative beta-lysine N-acetyltransferase; its protein translation is MKYYESFREQTNCYTVEGVLDYFNKRIRVDHYTGNVESIIQTIDELAEKHSFTKCIIKGKGEHVSTWLSFGFLLEATIPHYFQGHDAYFFVKYNNDERRNSMHWTEEDTILSGVKGKEIKEKVVPEKFLLRKATEEDAEELATVFGKVFEVYPTPLNEASYVLQTMKEDDTIYYVYEFEGEIISTASAEMNIKEGNAELTNCATLPEYRKHGFMKSLLIKLEEELREKSIFCSYTIARSLSFGMNAAFHQLGYTYTGRLANNCYIFDKLEDMNIWVKDLSSYSKAVKIPPQNSAVKQNS
- the rocR gene encoding arginine utilization transcriptional regulator RocR; the encoded protein is MTLLAVSTQEVIEAILGSIDEAIHAVDENGITIFYNSVAAKHDGSKIEKVLGKHLLEVFPSLSRETSTLMKVLDTKKPIVHQVQHYQNLNGEDVCTVNTTLPIFIDGNIAGAVEIAKDYSTIQKLTDTIVDLQSKIKRSSRKKLIKKHAAFETIVTNDTRFKQTKELAQKVAPTDANVLIYGETGTGKELFVQAIHEASKRKNKPFIAQNCAALPESLLESLLFGTTKGSYTGAIERAGLFELVDGGTLFLDELNSMPLDLQAKMLRVLEDGVIRRIGDNKTRKVDVRVITAMNQPPEICLRENKIRTDLYYRLNVFSLYIPPLRERTEDVLLLASYFLKEYNKSYKKGVLQIDEEAKDRLQAYQWPGNVRELKHTIEHAVIIAEGNTLTANCLPRTFRKENLPKKKSILPLREALHQTEKELIDQALIETEGNILQAAKMLGIPRQTLQYKLRKYDKTAE
- the ablA gene encoding lysine 2,3-aminomutase; the encoded protein is MLHDVYKPNRHWKDIELWKDVTEEQWNDWVWQLTNTIKTLDDLRKVINLTPEEEEGVKISTKTIPLNITPYYAWLMNPDDPRCPIRMQSVPISEELYKTKYDLEDPLHEDEDSPVPGLTHRYPDRVLFLVTNQCSMYCRYCTRRRFSGQIGMGVPKKQLDDAIAYISETPQVRDVLISGGDGLLINDKILEYVLKNLREIPHVEIIRIGTRAPVVFPQRITENLCNIIKKYHPVWLNTHFNTSIEITEESKKACEMLANAGVPVGNQAVILAGINDSVPIMKKLMHDLVKIRVRPYYIYQCDLSEGIGHFRAPVSKGLEIIEGLRGHTSGYAVPTFVVDAPGGGGKIALQPNYLISQSADKVVLRNFEGVITTYPEPESYIPGRAEGYFKEIYPNYEEKRSDVGIAGLMSDKKFNLVPDDLQRMNRRKDYEDNDTHASLKDKRDKRDQLKDKKYQAQMAKLEENDKKTEGDAV
- a CDS encoding YokU family protein, whose amino-acid sequence is MNCMWCDSTEAKESLNTVYWELPDGTKAIEIQKTPCISCSSCGMDYQSDHTVKEIEDQLFLIYTKDLPKQLTYEELMGRPRLLKRNYFDF